GCTAAAAACGACTTAACACCGGCCTCGCTGTCATATATAATATCGGGGGTAAAGATATTGGTTGGCGCAATATTCAGCTTTTGGCAGGAAGTTAGCGAAGCTCCTACGCTGATAGATATTGCTATAATAAATTTATGTATACTTTTCATGTGTCAATAGTTATTCGTTAATAATTCGCTTTTTAAAAGCGCTCATGAGATGGTCAGCAGTTTAAAAGGAAACGTTTGCTCCCAGGTTAAAAGTCCGGTTCATCGGGTAGGTGTAGCCTGCGAAAGCTTTGCTGAAATCACCGTTATCTCTGGGATTGGGCCCCTGGTGCTCGGGATCATAATTCTTTAACCCGGTAAATGTTAGCAGGTTGTAGCTGTTTGCATATACCCTGAGTTTTCTAACGCCTATGCTTTTCAGTATTGCAGGAGATAGTGAATAACCAAATTCCAATGTTTTTATGCGCAGGTAACTGGCGTTTTGTATAGCTTTTGTGCCCTGTGCGGCAGGCGAACCCATTGCAGGGTAATAACCTGGAACCCATTGTGTGTTGGGGTCAAAAACGTTTGCCGAAGGATCTGCCGTATGCCAGCTGTCAAGGAAACGTGTTAAAGCGCTTCTGCCATACATCAGCGGCTCTGCAAATTGTTCGCCGTATTGTACGTAAACACCGGCAGCGCCTTGCAACAGCATGTTCATATCAAAACCTTTGTAGCTTAAGCCTACGGTAAAACCATAGTTGTATAGGGGGATATCGGTAGTTGCAATAGGGTGGCTGTCCTTATCATCAATAACGCCGTCACCATTCCAGTCTTTGTAGTAATAGTCGCCGGGAATTGTATTGTTATTGCCACCACCTGTGTTTACGCCATAATTATAAATTTGCTTGTAGGTGGTAAACTGCCCGGCATACTCCGGCCCCCACCAAACATTCTGATACCTGTCTGTTTGGTTCTCTTTCCAGTTTAAATACTCGTTACCCGAATTACTGCGCAGAACTTTCATTTTCTTCAGGCGTGTTGTGCCTATGTTACCGGTAAGGTTTACACCCACCTGGCCAAAGGTGTTCCTGTACGATAAGTTAAAATCTAAACCCTGCACCCGGTCGCTTTCATAATTGATTTGTGGCACAGCGGCACCCACTGTTCCGGGTAATGCAACCGAAGGTGTGGCGGGTAATCCGGTCCTGTCGTTTCTGAAAACTTCAATAGTTCCGTCAACTTTTCCACCAAACAAACCAAAATCAACGGCTATATTCTTTATAGTACTTATTGGCCATGTTAAACCAGGGTTGCCAAGTTTTGGCGCCGACCCATTTACAGCGCTTGCACCAAAAATGTAGTTGTTTACCGGGTAGGTATAACCGTTAACATAATTGAATGCATTGCCCTTCTCGTCGCCAACCCGGCCGTAAGAAGCCCTGAGCTTTAAATTGGAAAGGATGTTTTCTGAAATCAGTTTGCGGAAAAAGTTTTCTTTGGTTAAAACCCAGCCTACTGACGCGCCCGGGAAGAAACCATATTGATCGGCGCCCGGTTTATACAAACTGGTGCCATCCCGGCGAAAGCTGAATTCGGCAAGATACTTTCCTTTAAAATCATAATTGAACCGTCCTATAATACTCCTGTGTGCCTGGTCCTGTAAAGCGTTGGCATCCATACCACCGTACATATTGGAATTTTGAAGGCCGCCAAACAAATATTCTACCGGAATCTCGGTATCCCGGTAAGCATTAAAGTTATCGGCAGTTTCATGGCTTTGCTCATAGGTAGCCATAGCTGTGATGTGGTGGTCATCAAAAAAGGTATGGGCATAATTTAACGTTACCTGGCTTAAGGTATTCAAGTGGGTATAATAAGCGCGGGTTATGCCCGAAGGTGAATTAACCACACTTGGTATATACGTATCATCGGCTGCTTTGTAAGTATATAAAGAGAATGTCTTTTTTATTTGATTGTAATCATTAACCCCATAATCAATATTAAATAAGGCCTTTGCACTTAATCCCTTTATACCTGGAATATCATAGGTTAAGTTTAGCTGGCTGGTAATACTTTTATTCCGGCTTCTTTTTGAACCTACTTTGTCGGCATCGGTTATGATAGAAGGGTTCATGTTATCATCAATTACAGCGGGGTATAAAGGATTATCATTAGCATATATCTGGTGTGTAGGTATTTGGTTCCAGGTGTATTTATAAATAGTCCATTCATCGGTGTAAGGCATGTTTTTTTCATCCATCCAGGCCGATGTTAATACCTGCGCTTTTAGCCCTTTTGTTATATTAGCCGTAACGTTTGAGCGGAAATTATACTTATTATAGTTTAAATCCCCTGTTTTAAAAACGCCATCCTGCCGTTGATAGCCAAAGTTGAAAAAGTAGCTTATTTTGTCGTTTCCGCCATCAATATTCAAATTATGCTGTATTTGGTTGGCTGTTTTCCTGAAAACCATGCCTATCCAGTCGGCCGATTTGTAAGTGCCATCAAGCCATGGTTTTATATCGGCATATGAATATTGCGGAGTTACGTTGGATACAAAATTATTGGCAAAATCGCGTTTAACTTTTTCATTGGTCAGCATCATGTAGTCAACAGCGCCTACACCCTGCGGCATACCTAAAAAGGTTTGGATAGCATTGTTAACAGAATAATTGATGTTGATATTGCCGTTTTTTCCGCCTTTTTTGGTGGTTATTAAAATGGCGCCGCCCGCGGCCCTTATACCGTATATAGATGCAGCAGCGTCTTTTAGCACAGAAACACTTTCAATTTCATTGGGGTCCATCCGGCCTATTGTTGATTGGTCGCCGCCAATAACACCATCAATTACAACCAATGGAGCGCTTGTAAAGCCCCTGATATTTAAGTTATTGGCGAAAGATCCCGGTTCGGCAGTTGTTTGAACAATGCGTACGCCCGGTATTTTACCGCTAAGCATATTTATAACACTCTCGTTTTTGGTTGTAGTAATTTCCTTACTTTGCAGTGTTGATACAGAGCCGGTTATGGTTGCTCTTTTTTGAACACCGTAGCCTACAACTACCACTTCATCAAGGGTTTTGTTAGTTGCAGTTAAAGCGATAATACCACCTTTTATATCTTTTACAACTACTTCTTTGGTAAGGTAACCTATATATGATACCTGTAAAATAACACCGGTATTTGCAATGTTAAGGCTGAATTTTCCGCCAACATCGGTTATGGCGCCTGCAGTAGTGCCTTTGATTTTTACACTTACCCCCGGAAGCGCCGACCCATCGGTTAAATCAATGACCTTTCCGCTGATAGAAGTTTGCTGGGCTAACAAACCAAGCGGGAAAAGGAAGAGGAGTATAAGTAAGTATCTAAGTTTTTTCATATTGTCTCTCTGTTAATGGTTAAGTTTATTTGGTTTTGGTTACCTCGTTAGGGCAATAAATAGCGCGTGCAGCGGCATACTTACGGCGGGTTAGGTGCGTAATGATACATGATCTTAATTTGGTTGGTTAATAAATCACCTGGGCCTTTATGAGTGCTGGCAGGTGCTATAATTGGTTTGTTTTACTAACACAAAAGAAGAGGCGATCATTAATAAAAAATAAATAATAGATTAATTTTAGCTATAGAAGCGCTAAAAAGGTAGGTTTTGAATTATTTTTCGCAATCGATTGCGATTTTATGCGCGACGATGCGCCTAAACTGTAATAAAGGCACCTGGATGGCTTAATATTTTGTAAGCGCCATCCCTAAAGGGGGGCATTGTTGGGGCAACTTAAAAAGAGGCACGATAAAATGCCATTTTCTCAAATTTTGCCATTGCTTAATTCGGTAATGACTTTTCCCGTTCTGACCTTTAAATAGGGGAGATAATGCAGGATATAAATGCAGAAATCCATAAGGCATAAAAAAAGCCTCGCAGAGGTGCGGGGCTTAAGCTTCAGAGAGCGGTGTTTTTTTAACCAATTTATTGAGAAGTTGCGACGAATTGGAAATTTAAGAGAGACTTTTACCATTATTTAAACCGCAGAACTAGTCATCTGCAGTTTTTAAAATTATGTTTATAGCTGTCAGTATATCGAACTTGTAGACTGTCTTAAGTAGTTCATCTGTCTTAACACCATCTTAAG
The genomic region above belongs to Mucilaginibacter sp. KACC 22773 and contains:
- a CDS encoding SusC/RagA family TonB-linked outer membrane protein codes for the protein MKKLRYLLILLFLFPLGLLAQQTSISGKVIDLTDGSALPGVSVKIKGTTAGAITDVGGKFSLNIANTGVILQVSYIGYLTKEVVVKDIKGGIIALTATNKTLDEVVVVGYGVQKRATITGSVSTLQSKEITTTKNESVINMLSGKIPGVRIVQTTAEPGSFANNLNIRGFTSAPLVVIDGVIGGDQSTIGRMDPNEIESVSVLKDAAASIYGIRAAGGAILITTKKGGKNGNININYSVNNAIQTFLGMPQGVGAVDYMMLTNEKVKRDFANNFVSNVTPQYSYADIKPWLDGTYKSADWIGMVFRKTANQIQHNLNIDGGNDKISYFFNFGYQRQDGVFKTGDLNYNKYNFRSNVTANITKGLKAQVLTSAWMDEKNMPYTDEWTIYKYTWNQIPTHQIYANDNPLYPAVIDDNMNPSIITDADKVGSKRSRNKSITSQLNLTYDIPGIKGLSAKALFNIDYGVNDYNQIKKTFSLYTYKAADDTYIPSVVNSPSGITRAYYTHLNTLSQVTLNYAHTFFDDHHITAMATYEQSHETADNFNAYRDTEIPVEYLFGGLQNSNMYGGMDANALQDQAHRSIIGRFNYDFKGKYLAEFSFRRDGTSLYKPGADQYGFFPGASVGWVLTKENFFRKLISENILSNLKLRASYGRVGDEKGNAFNYVNGYTYPVNNYIFGASAVNGSAPKLGNPGLTWPISTIKNIAVDFGLFGGKVDGTIEVFRNDRTGLPATPSVALPGTVGAAVPQINYESDRVQGLDFNLSYRNTFGQVGVNLTGNIGTTRLKKMKVLRSNSGNEYLNWKENQTDRYQNVWWGPEYAGQFTTYKQIYNYGVNTGGGNNNTIPGDYYYKDWNGDGVIDDKDSHPIATTDIPLYNYGFTVGLSYKGFDMNMLLQGAAGVYVQYGEQFAEPLMYGRSALTRFLDSWHTADPSANVFDPNTQWVPGYYPAMGSPAAQGTKAIQNASYLRIKTLEFGYSLSPAILKSIGVRKLRVYANSYNLLTFTGLKNYDPEHQGPNPRDNGDFSKAFAGYTYPMNRTFNLGANVSF